From a single Serratia surfactantfaciens genomic region:
- the lepA gene encoding translation elongation factor 4 encodes MKHIRNFSIIAHIDHGKSTLSDRIIQICGGLSDREMAAQVLDSMDLERERGITIKAQSVTLDYKALDGQTYQLNFIDTPGHVDFSYEVSRSLAACEGALLVVDAGQGVEAQTLANCYTAIEMDLEVVPVLNKIDLPAADPDRAAQEIEDIVGIDATDAVRCSAKTGVGVPDVLERLVRDIPAPQGDPDAPLQALIIDSWFDNYLGVVSLVRVKNGTLRKGDKIKVMSTGQVYNADRLGIFTPKQVDRDVLNCGEVGWLVCAIKDILGAPVGDTLTQARQPADKALPGFKKVKPQVYAGLFPISSDDYESFRDALGKLSLNDASLFYEPESSTALGFGFRCGFLGLLHMEIIQERLEREYDLDLITTAPTVVYEVETTGKEVIYVDSPSKLPPLNNIQELREPIAECHMLMPQEYLGNVITLCVEKRGVQTNMVYHGNQVALTYEIPMAEVVLDFFDRLKSTSRGYASLDYNFKRFQASDMVRVDVLINNERVDALALITHRDNSQYRGRELVEKMKDLIPRQQFDIAIQAAIGTHIIARSTVKQLRKNVLAKCYGGDVSRKKKLLQKQKDGKKRMKQVGNVELPQEAFLAILHVGKDGK; translated from the coding sequence ATGAAGCATATACGAAATTTCTCCATTATTGCCCATATTGACCACGGTAAGTCGACGCTGTCTGACCGCATTATCCAAATCTGCGGCGGCTTGTCCGACCGTGAAATGGCTGCGCAGGTGCTCGATTCCATGGATCTGGAGCGCGAGCGCGGCATCACCATCAAAGCGCAGAGCGTTACGCTGGATTATAAAGCGCTGGATGGGCAGACCTATCAGCTCAACTTTATCGACACCCCTGGCCACGTCGACTTCTCCTATGAAGTTTCCCGCTCGCTGGCGGCCTGCGAAGGCGCGCTGCTGGTGGTTGACGCCGGTCAGGGCGTAGAAGCCCAGACGCTGGCCAACTGCTACACCGCGATCGAAATGGATCTGGAAGTGGTGCCGGTGCTGAACAAAATCGACCTGCCGGCCGCCGATCCGGATCGCGCCGCGCAGGAAATTGAAGACATCGTCGGCATCGACGCCACCGATGCGGTGCGCTGCTCGGCCAAAACCGGCGTCGGCGTGCCCGACGTGCTGGAGCGTCTGGTGCGCGACATTCCTGCGCCGCAGGGCGATCCGGATGCGCCGCTGCAGGCGTTGATCATCGACTCCTGGTTCGATAACTACCTGGGCGTCGTGTCTCTGGTGCGCGTCAAGAACGGTACGCTGCGCAAGGGCGACAAGATCAAGGTCATGAGCACCGGCCAGGTGTACAACGCCGATCGCCTGGGCATCTTCACGCCGAAGCAGGTCGATCGCGACGTGCTGAACTGTGGCGAAGTGGGTTGGCTGGTCTGTGCGATCAAAGACATCCTCGGTGCGCCGGTGGGCGATACCCTGACGCAGGCGCGTCAGCCGGCGGATAAAGCGCTGCCGGGCTTCAAGAAAGTGAAGCCGCAGGTGTACGCCGGTCTGTTCCCAATCAGCTCCGACGACTATGAATCCTTCCGCGATGCGCTGGGCAAGCTCAGCCTCAACGACGCCTCCCTGTTCTACGAACCGGAAAGCTCCACCGCGTTGGGCTTCGGCTTCCGCTGTGGCTTCCTCGGTCTGTTGCACATGGAGATCATTCAGGAACGTCTGGAGCGTGAATACGATCTGGATCTGATCACCACCGCGCCGACGGTAGTCTACGAAGTGGAAACCACCGGCAAGGAAGTGATCTACGTCGACAGCCCGTCCAAGCTGCCGCCGTTGAACAACATCCAGGAACTGCGCGAGCCGATCGCCGAATGTCACATGCTGATGCCGCAGGAATACCTGGGCAACGTCATCACCCTGTGCGTAGAAAAGCGCGGCGTACAGACCAACATGGTCTACCACGGCAACCAGGTGGCGCTGACCTATGAAATCCCGATGGCGGAAGTGGTGCTCGACTTCTTCGACCGCCTGAAGTCCACGTCGCGCGGTTATGCGTCGCTGGATTACAACTTCAAGCGCTTCCAGGCTTCCGACATGGTGCGCGTGGACGTGCTGATCAACAACGAGCGCGTGGATGCGCTGGCGCTGATCACCCACCGCGACAACTCGCAGTATCGCGGCCGTGAACTGGTGGAGAAGATGAAAGATCTGATCCCGCGTCAGCAGTTCGATATCGCGATTCAGGCGGCGATCGGCACGCACATCATCGCGCGCTCCACCGTGAAGCAATTGCGTAAAAACGTGTTGGCGAAGTGCTACGGCGGCGACGTCAGCCGTAAGAAAAAGCTGCTGCAGAAACAGAAAGACGGTAAGAAGCGCATGAAGCAGGTCGGCAACGTCGAGCTGCCGCAGGAAGCGTTCCTGGCCATTCTGCACGTGGGCAAAGACGGCAAGTAA